CGTTGGTTCCTTCTACGCACGCCTATCGGTGCGCCGCGGGGTTGGTTGGTGAAGCACGAGACGACTGCCCTGTCAGGGGGCGGATCTCCAGCCCCGGTTCCCAGTGGTCACACGCCAGAGTCCTGGAGGTACAGGCGGGCTGGCGGGTGGCCACTGACAACCGAGAGCGCTTCGGTGCCCGAGGATGGGGCGATCGTCTCGCAGGTCGTATGCAGTTGTGAGGTGCACCCGTGGGTGCGATGCCGTCGGGATCCCGGGCACGTCGTGCCGAGAAAATCGACGAACGGCGCCGGCCCCGAAGGGTCCCGGCGCCGTCGAGGCGTGCTAGCGGCGCAGTCCCAGCCGCTGGATCAGCGAGCGGTAACGCTCGATGTCCTTGCGCTGGAGGTAGCCGAGGAGGTTCCTCCTCTGACCGACCAGCATCAGCAGGCCGCGTCGGGAGTGGTGGTCCTTCGCGTGGGTCTTGAGGTGAGCGGTCAGGTGGTTGATCCGACCGGTCAGCAACGCGATCTGCACC
The nucleotide sequence above comes from Euzebya pacifica. Encoded proteins:
- the rpsO gene encoding 30S ribosomal protein S15, producing the protein MPKAPLPNKEEILKEYATHEGDTGSPEVQIALLTGRINHLTAHLKTHAKDHHSRRGLLMLVGQRRNLLGYLQRKDIERYRSLIQRLGLRR